Part of the Lytechinus variegatus isolate NC3 chromosome 16, Lvar_3.0, whole genome shotgun sequence genome, aaatctTTAGCAGCGTTACAATAATTTTAAGTCACATTATCATGTATGTACACAGTGTATCTATGAAAACTTGTTGTGTGTATATATGATTTGAATATACAAGGATACCGGAGCGATAAGATTTGTGTTAtgttacaaatacatgtacaacaaaataaataacctTTTCTACACTTTTAACACTAATTTACAAGAAATTGTACACACTATTTTACACACAGGAGGGTCACagaacaagaaatcatattCCTTCAAGAACTACgtactttgcattttttttacttcttatAGCAGCAATATCACAGTACAATACAAACATCCAGTAGCACCTTTGATAATGGGGTGAATTTCAGTTCAGGTGTTAAGTGTTTGGTGTCAAGTGTCAAAACCAGAGTTATACTGACACCATTAAGTCATACACCAGTGAATCTCAGTTTATGTAAACCATGCATGTATgatgaaatcaaatttgaataagcACTTAACCTATACACAACAGTGAGTGCAAACCTTAGCATCCGATGTCAGATCCAGTGTTATGAAGACACCATTATTAAGTTAAACACCAGTGAATCTCAGTTCATGTAAACCATATGACgtaatcaaatttgaataagcACTCATACACCAGTGAGTGCAAACCTTGGCATCCGATGTCATATCCAGTGTTATGCAGACACCATTCAGTTATGCACCAGTGAATCTCAGTTATATAAGAAAGCATAAACCTAATGTCATAATCAAATTTGAACAAGCACTGAGTAATACACCAGTGGGTGCAAACTATGGAACAGTGTAAACCTTTTGACACCAAACCATTTTGAATAAGCTCTTGaatctttctaaaaaaaaaactttactgAGATTTCATAATCAAACACCATAATTGTAACACCAAACTTGATTCAATATCTTCATGTCAAATCTGAATTAAATAAAAGCCATGTATACTTATACTCTCTTTGCATGATTGATCTAAAACATGATGATGGACGACAAACCAATTAAATTGGAGCAGTGTTAATACCATACTTGAAGTAGTTGTGGACCAATGTGGACCAatgactattatcattatactgTAGGTTTACATTCTAATTATTAGCAATCAGTTTAATGAACAATATATCTCTTGCCACAAATTTATTTACTACCACTACTGATAATATAATATTAATTATGTGAAAAGCTGTCAAGCAGAACTGGGAGGaaattgaaatcatgatttcttttCCATGTAAATGCAAGGACAATAATAAAGTACTGCCTTGCTTTTGCAGAAGGCATGCCTTTGAAAGATGGTTTACCAATACTGGCTTAAAATCAGTTCATGTTTTCAATAAACAATTCTTGTGAGAAATGTTCACATGAAATATGTTTAATGAGTAATTTGGGGAGCATCTCTCAGAGGATAGGACTACTGGCATGGGTTATTTATTCATAAGACAAGACTTCAAACATCAATCATTAAATGCTTCAAATTCATCACCTCATATCAATATCTCAAAGAGTTCATTAACAAACCTTCATAGTTTATGTCTGATCAATGAATATAATTACTACATGACAATGCATGCATATCTCATTGCACTCGCGAACAGGTACTCTATGTGAATTATTCATTCAAAACAGCAGCCAATGCCTTCCAAACTGTGCGCTAATGATGGAGGAAACGTCCTATAAAAATGTGCCACTGCACTGCAGAAATCCAGGAAGGGGttaaaagaaagaggaaaggggGCCTCCCGTCGGAGGTCACGGAAGGGAAGCGTACAGTCATCGCGATAACTCATCGAACAAGGGGGGTGCCTTATTAGCAGTTGCCAGAGTATGTGAGCGCGTCTGTTGCAGCACTGAATCGAATAGAGAATCCTGCAATACATAGCTTATACACAGGGAATGGAGTCACTTCCATCGAGACTAAACATGAATTGAACTCTTGACGAGTACAGCGCAAATCAAATTTCTCACAAGAAATAAGCATCAAAGTCAAACATAAACCTAATAATTGCCAATTCTTTTAAGACAAATattgtcatatatttttagGAGTAAAACAGACACAGAGAATAACATAAGCAACCTAAGATTATAAGAAAGATTGAACTTAAGGCAGTCAGTTAAAAAAAGCTTATCCAATTATGACCAGTGATATATTTGCAAGCATTGAGTACATCAAAGTGAGTCACAactaataattgaaaatattaagGAATTTTACTCTGTCCCCTATTTCTGTTTGAGAAATGTGCATGTTTGAAAGAGTATAAAAGTGAATGTTACATTGCATATGAAGGCGAAAATTCATACTACAAAACtcacaaataaaaacattactAAGAGCAAAATGAACATGAATTTGCAGATATTTTGCAGGagtggtgatttttttcatgtgttTCTAAACAAgttttcgatattgattcccctcTTACAATTTTCTATATATCATGCGAGAGTATTTTGTTCTCAAATGGAATTATACAACCATTCAATGGCCTCCCTTTGTACACAATATAACCTCCATAATTACGAGTGAATCATCCGTATTGGAGGCGTTTTATCACCGTTAAATGTCAAACATCGCAGATGTTTTGGGGGGAAGCTTGTTTGTTTCCAGGGCGATACTAGCAGTCAAAACTTTGAATGCATGCCAGAAagaaatctttgaataaattcagGAAATGACGATCTTGTTGGTAATTACTATTCATTTCctaatttcaatgaaataacaATGATCTAACAGAAAAACTTAATTTCAAACACAAAATAGGAAATAGCTTGAATGAAGGAGATTACAAATTATATAATTTAACACTTGCATGTAGAAAAACATGGCTTTATGtatcatttgaaatgaaataacaaaacatGTGTTCAGTCCTTCATATTGCTTACTGTAGTTTTATTCACTTCTTCCCATATGTCCTACCGTTATGTTTCAAGAGCAAAAGATGATATGAAGCCAGCTTTGGAGTCACAATCTGCCATTGTTGGTCTCGGCCTCAGACCCAGTCACTCAAACAAAGTCCAAAGGTAAAGCtaataaactgaactttgacTTCAACTACCAACTCTCTAATCCACCCGTTTTGAAGTTTAACGttcgaaatttaaaaaatatccttATAATTTGGAATGGTTCCCTTTGAATCTGATGTTTTCATGGTattatgaaacaattatttgagTGTTTTGTAACAAGGGCATACATGCTATGACGCAACAGAAATGAGAAGGAGGAAGATTATATCATCCTTTCCAACACTAAACTATCAACAGGCACAGGAAATTTCTAATGAACTTTGATGGCTATATTTTAAtgcacaaaataataattcaaatgaaatcaatGCAGAGGCCCAgcattaaaaagaaatagtgcaTTTGGCAGTGTTTCTTGTTCTGAGTTAAATGGTTAAACATGGCACATACTGTAACcctggaaacaaaatgataaaaaaaaatcatgaataactTGTAAAAGAGATATATAAGGTTTTTTAATTGCAATGATTTCTCCCCATTGCAGTTCAGTTTGGAAGGGCTTAGTTGGGACACTTTAATAGCACACttgtctatacatgtatattgatcaGAATACGTTATAGAGATGGGTAATAGAATCTGTTCTTCTTGTATTAACAGTACAGGTTCTGGCCATAGAGCGTAAACAATTGTAATACTCAACATCAGTATACTTGAGTTTTACTAATAACCACACTTAGAGGAGTAGACAGTGAATTaacaaagagagagggagagggattGTACAACAAAATGGCTAACATTAGAAATACGTAAAAGTTGTGAACAAGATTgaaattatcatcaatattgaattcttttcattaaatttctGAAGAATATCGTGAAAAGGGATATTGCTCTTCCAATGTTCTTGATTTCAAAATCGCAACAAATAATTGATGCAATTGTTCAACCCGATAATTTTGGTATAGTCCAATACATGCTTTTCTGTGTGCAGTCGCAGTCTGCAGTACATGCAATCTTTggaagaatgtagttaatttttTATCACTTTGGCGAATCCCTTTTCAACTAAACCAGTTTGTAAATGTTGGTGCATTACAGTAAAAACCTCTATCACTTTGGCGATTCCCTTTTCAACTAGACCTGTTTGTACATGTTGATGCATTACAATAAAAACCTCTATGGCTTTGAGAAAGTTTCCTCCGATAGTCAAATTCACATGACATATTTTATATTCAAGTGAAGTGTACTAACAGGAGAAAAGGACACTTCTACTCAGTGGGATTACACAATTACGTACAAGTACTTTGTTAAATTCAAACCGTAAAGTTAACATTATTGGGGGAAGATCTTGGACAATAGCAACACTTGGAAAATAGACAAAAGGTTTCCATAAGTTTCTTTGAAGGTCTGaaataaaactgacattaatgCTCGATGATCCCCAACAGCACTTCATTCACTAGTCTGTTGAGTCTTGCAGCTATCACAAAGCCTGTGTATGAAGCTCATCCTATCATGGTTAATATAGCACAATGTCCTGAACGAGGAAGCTCTTGCTGGTCAATAACTAACAGTccaagagctacatgtacatctaaagCATTCTTCATGTGGTTTCTTTGAAAacacatgtgcatgtacattgGAATCTCActttggtacatgtatataaacataACACGGTGAGTCCCACAAGGCTCCAAGTTGGGACCTATGCAGTTCATTCTCAGAGTTTATTCATTCTTTACTGTGCTCTCACActcactttctccctctctctctctctctctttcctcacTCAATAAAGAAATGTAATCCCTCACAAGCGAATAAAAGATATTAACGCCCACCCAGGCAGTTTTTCTTCTGTTCATGCTGGGGTATTTTCAGCGTCCATTAGAAATCACCCTTGACATTAATTTCTCTGATTCGGCCGTGTTAAATACAGCTTGAGTTCGCCATCGTCTGAGCTGAATATGGGTGAGCGTTTGTAGTGGTCGACAAGGTCATCTAATGACTCAAACTTCCGCTGTCCGATACAGAACTTCTTATCTGACCGCGTCACTTTGAAATGCTTCACTCGATCTGGAGCCTTCACAGACACAGCAAAGTCACCAGGCTgcgaaaatgaataaaagataattgctcttattttgtttttccaaagcatcatttaatttcaacctTCTCAACTACTTCCTACAATATACTCATGATTAACcaacatttaaaatgttttatattcataattGAGCATTTCATGATTGTTTGTAGAGAATTAGATTTACGGCAGTGCTAGGGTTTATTGCTTCAATTATGTGCAGATTATCTCTTGAGAATTTGTATTGAGAGAAAATATCACAGAATCTTGAGATTACATTGCTAAACCAAACTTCTAAATTTTTTTTGCACTAACCCAAAAAGAGATGAAGGGTTCATGTACAGTGTATCACTCCTTAAAAATCTCAAACATGTTAACAATTCTGAAAAGAAGAACTAGcatgacatatacatgtatgcaaaagtccattgaaattataaaatgacCCTAGCATGTATTTGTCAAGGTATGGTGCCagttaagaccttaaaataacCACTTATTTAGAGTAGACTGTTCTTACCATTGTTTCACTCTCTCGTATGAGGAATAATCCACTCTCTCCAGGACAGCTCAAGATCTTCTCTGAATCCCCTCTGGTTATTCTTCCATGAAACCAATCCCTATCGTAAAATCTATCAGAGGGCGGAGCAAAGTTGTTGTCGTGCTGCGGCAAATCAATGGGTTTCGGGACAGCAtcctcaataaaaaaatttgttGGGCACACAGGGTCCGCATTCTCTACAACCTTCACATAGTTGCTCGGAACTAGTCCTGTGTTACCCTTCTTGTTGCGTGCTCTCCACCAGTCCTGATCGTCGGAGGGATTCGATATAATGTCCAGCGACTCGCcgttttcaaaatttaattcttcGTCAGTCCTTGCCTTGAAGGCATACAGAGTTGTAACACCCAACACAAAGTCATCTGGGATGGAGTTGTCGTCACCTTTTGAACTCGTGCTGGAACCGTGACTATTTGGCATATTGGTGTCCTCCTCGCTCACGTAATTTGAGGGGAACCACCCACTTTGTCCATTGCACTCTCCTCGCCACCAACCGTCCCCGGACTTCTCCAGAACGTTCACTTGCTCACCTTTGACCAGGTTGAGTTCGTCGCCTTGTGCGGCTTTATAGTGGTACATGACCCTCGCGAGTTGTGAGAATGGCATTTCGCCTCCTGTTTGGGCCGGGTGTGGATGTGGGCTTTCGCTGTTGGGCGGGGAGATCGGACGCGACGCCGGTTTCTGTACAGTTCGCTTTGCAGAGATCCCCTTCCGGATTCTCTCCACGAGGCCGAGTTTGTCTCGCTTCACATAGTTCGATGGGACATAGCCACATTTGCCATTCTGTTTCTCCACCCTCCACCATGATCTGGAATCGTCGATCAGCTTGAGTTTCTCGTTCCGTTTGATGCTGAGCTCTTCTTCTTGCTTGGAGTCGTAGTCCCATTTAGCGACTACCAACACAGCCTCCTCATCCGTCATCTCTGTAATAAAGATAGAGAAACACATTAATACCATCTACGATCTCATCAAATTATTTGccacactacatgtatatatcctTTCAGCTTTACATTATCAAAGATCCCATGAAATCGGAAATCGGAATATgattacacattttttattaCTGCACATCATGCAAGATATCTGGGGCACATGATTGTTTTGAAAATGGATTTACTTTTTACTGTACTCTTAATATTTGAATGTACATAACTTACAAGTACATGATGTAATAGTTTCTTGATTGACcttttatcataaacaaaaatcaagtaCCAATATGTAcacaacaataaaaacaaaaataatcatgatcaaATTCTAGTACATGGTGTCGATATTGAGCTTTCGGGACAGGGGATACATACATGCTTTTATATTAAAGAgcattcaaatacatgtatgcactgaaaacaaaattgataagGTCATGTGTGCagttttaatacatgtacatgatgtataaaTCTACAagctgtttttcttttttcagatAACCAACTTTTTGGGGaggaaggaaaagggaaaaatatagaTCCTGGTTTTCAGGAACTGTAATTTCACCATAGTACCACCtttctacatgtaatattatcAAACAAAATTGTTGTACCATAGTACCATTCTATTTTTGTAGTATTCAATGAATTCATTACATTGTACATTCATAGTTCACTAATTCTGCAAATTCTTCTCCTTTGTGTTTGCCCCTTCTGCCATTCCTCtgcatgtatttatatttttcttttgtttcttttcttctgttctTACACACAAACCCCATTCCCCTCGCCCCACCCCcactccctctctcccttttctctcttgtaaatgaaatgtacatgtaccatgaaCACCAATCCTTCATTTTTCGATAGTTTCACATGAAATGCAACACATTATGATTGAACCAAAAATGGGATCACACTCTCCAACTCATAATCAATTAATGAATTCAGCACTGTATCTCTTTTGTTCTTGGCATTTCAAAgtataaaataattcataaatcaTCTATTATTCATTCCATCACCATCTCCGAATCGATCGTGGACTGGATTAATCATATATGAATTACACCAACAGAATGTTAAAATGAGTCGAAGCTACACAATGTGTGCTCAGAGTATATTGATTaacaatacacacacacacacatatgtagCGTGTTATATGTATCAGTACTTACAAAGCATCggtgaaaaaatatatgataactaTAATAAAGGGGGCCAGGGGGGTATATGAATATTAGAATTATAAAGGAAATGTAATATGTACTGAAACATTCTTCGGAGGAAAGATActgaatataggcctacagtagtacatgtacatgcatgtatttgtTGATGTCAGCAGGAAGTttctttcataaattatttgagtaatcatgaaaagaaatcaaCTGCATATTAAAAGGGAGTACTTGAAGTTGAATAAACTCAAGACTTCAGTTACGATAATGAACATCCACTCTGTTTATTACACTGGATGTTTGTTTCATGTTAAACTACAGTACCGTATTttggaaatgtacatgtagtaatgtACACGGTTTATGTCATAGtgtattacccccccccctccaaaaaaaaaataataaaaatactttgatacatgtatttatctacTTATTACATTATGAAATGTACTCTGATaatttgtggaatatgaatatatcataaattaaaaaaaaataaaaataacatttcttTTCAGCATTAGTGAGACTGGAGTTTGGGAATCTCGAGTCCCAGTGGATAAATgctgtacactgtacatgccATTGACCGAGTACCAACATAAAGCACAGAGATTCATTGTCACAGCtgaggaaaaacaaaatgaccCTCTCCCATTTGTTCTAATACAAAGTCCACCATACCAACATATCCCCCCCCACTCCCTAAGTTACATGTAATACCAGTTTAGTATTAttaaagcaaaaagaaaatatggcaaaaagTCTCGACACTGGCTgccatgcatgtacatgtaggcctccgGTCATACAGTACAACTCCATGGTCATACATTTGCTCTGCTCCACAATCCACATGACcgtacatgtaggggaaggcggggtaagttgagcataggggcaagttgagccaccagccccaggccaataatgaatgagtcagacattgtggtggtgtcatgtattgatgacccatagcataacccctaactccaccatattgttttcaactttgaaacaaaaagtagttttttagagggaaaaatatgaatttcatccaaaaaagtaaaaaagagtgtgaaatagataagtgctttataaacacacgtctttaaatataataaagacatgataacaacattattagtccaggtatggatcttcattcttgtcatagtcttttatatgatggatgcataataaatgtgtggatacaaaattatcgcactgagttcggactggggtaagttgagccaaacagcatggggcaagttgagccatggtaattcctatggtaatgtatcttaaaaaaaaaaaaccataaaaatcgattgaaatgctggctgaaaggagtaAATTTACATggctgctcttttccttttaaaggatgttagtatttatagagaattagcaaatgaaaagacttgaaacaaaaaattgacatgctggttctcccttcatacatttgtacataagtttttgtggctcaacttaccccagacggtggctcaaacttaccccatatatggggcaagttgagccatttgacatcgtttttttcaaaggtcacgatgactttcagtgtggggatagaaagttatatataggtggaaaatatttcagaagagttaaatttcaaggcaaggtacttctttcgacaagattattaatcatatcaattctaacatgcaaaaagcaaaaactgtcacaacttaccccgccttcccctacagtaTCACATCAAAATTTGAACTTTACTTTAATACAGGgagattatacatgtatgtgccagACTGAAAATAGGCCTCCAACGTAATTGATCCGCGGCTAATCACGGagccaaaaataataattcctcGTTACATAATTTGCAGAACTAGTTTGCGTGAGTCGAACCCGCCCTGCGATGAATCATCGCCGCAGCTTGAGATTAACGCTAGCCTTGTCGGCAGACTTTCAAGCCCCTATTAAGCTCACCCTATGCGATCATGTGCAATGATGGAGTGGCAATAgagttcatgtttttttttataaacatgaggGATGCCAGTATAATGCCAACATTCAATGAACCATAAATCCATAcaagaatacatgtaattttgctCTGTATCAGTCTCACTAGCACAAAATAGGATATTATTTTCACTGAAGATTCAATATCTTTCGGTGCCTCCATTAATAAAATACttagtttaaaaaaattttatattttacatggACTCTGTGTTAATGATTATTTGAAGCctaatttaattttattcttcaaatagtcaacattttatcaataacattttgcattttgaaatttgtaaACAATGTCTTTGAGTATTAAAACTTCCTATGTATATTAAAAACAGCAGTATTGAGGTTTCCAT contains:
- the LOC121430345 gene encoding cytoplasmic protein NCK2-like isoform X3, with the protein product MKDKEMTDEEAVLVVAKWDYDSKQEEELSIKRNEKLKLIDDSRSWWRVEKQNGKCGYVPSNYVKRDKLGLVERIRKGISAKRTVQKPASRPISPPNSESPHPHPAQTGGEMPFSQLARVMYHYKAAQGDELNLVKGEQVNVLEKSGDGWWRGECNGQSGWFPSNYVSEEDTNMPNSHGSSTSSKGDDNSIPDDFVLGVTTLYAFKARTDEELNFENGESLDIISNPSDDQDWWRARNKKGNTGLVPSNYVKVVENADPVCPTNFFIEDAVPKPIDLPQHDNNFAPPSDRFYDRDWFHGRITRGDSEKILSCPGESGLFLIRESETMPGDFAVSVKAPDRVKHFKVTRSDKKFCIGQRKFESLDDLVDHYKRSPIFSSDDGELKLYLTRPNQRN
- the LOC121430345 gene encoding cytoplasmic protein NCK2-like isoform X1; translated protein: MKNLIRMPEFGSYEGGLHNFMKREMTDEEAVLVVAKWDYDSKQEEELSIKRNEKLKLIDDSRSWWRVEKQNGKCGYVPSNYVKRDKLGLVERIRKGISAKRTVQKPASRPISPPNSESPHPHPAQTGGEMPFSQLARVMYHYKAAQGDELNLVKGEQVNVLEKSGDGWWRGECNGQSGWFPSNYVSEEDTNMPNSHGSSTSSKGDDNSIPDDFVLGVTTLYAFKARTDEELNFENGESLDIISNPSDDQDWWRARNKKGNTGLVPSNYVKVVENADPVCPTNFFIEDAVPKPIDLPQHDNNFAPPSDRFYDRDWFHGRITRGDSEKILSCPGESGLFLIRESETMPGDFAVSVKAPDRVKHFKVTRSDKKFCIGQRKFESLDDLVDHYKRSPIFSSDDGELKLYLTRPNQRN
- the LOC121430345 gene encoding cytoplasmic protein NCK2-like isoform X2 translates to MFNFNNEMTDEEAVLVVAKWDYDSKQEEELSIKRNEKLKLIDDSRSWWRVEKQNGKCGYVPSNYVKRDKLGLVERIRKGISAKRTVQKPASRPISPPNSESPHPHPAQTGGEMPFSQLARVMYHYKAAQGDELNLVKGEQVNVLEKSGDGWWRGECNGQSGWFPSNYVSEEDTNMPNSHGSSTSSKGDDNSIPDDFVLGVTTLYAFKARTDEELNFENGESLDIISNPSDDQDWWRARNKKGNTGLVPSNYVKVVENADPVCPTNFFIEDAVPKPIDLPQHDNNFAPPSDRFYDRDWFHGRITRGDSEKILSCPGESGLFLIRESETMPGDFAVSVKAPDRVKHFKVTRSDKKFCIGQRKFESLDDLVDHYKRSPIFSSDDGELKLYLTRPNQRN